One Epinephelus fuscoguttatus linkage group LG10, E.fuscoguttatus.final_Chr_v1 genomic window carries:
- the ccn1 gene encoding CCN family member 1: MLMLIVVVTFLGSLSLVSSSSSSPCPSECPLEMPKCAPGVSVVLGGCCKVCARQLNEDCSLTEPCDHTKGLECNFGASFAAATTRGICRAKSEGRPCEYNSRIYQNGESFQPNCKHQCTCIDGAVGCVPLCPQELSLPNLGCANPRLVKVPGQCCEEWVCDDGKETDILEKIFGKDMLTDESERDLTNRNELIAIVKGGLKSLPAFRPQPEVHMFDSQKCIVQTTPWSQCSKSCGTGISTRVTNNNSECKLVKETRICEVRPCTQSPYSSLKKGKKCSRTKKSSQPVKFTYAGCSSLKKYRPKYCGACVDGRCCSPHDTRTIRVKFRCEDGETFNKNIMMIESCKCTYNCPHANEASYPFYRLSNDIHKFRD, encoded by the exons ATGCTGATGCTTATTGTTGTCGTTACCTTCCTTGGAAGCCTCAGTTTG gtttcctcctcctcctcctccccctgccCCTCCGAGTGTCCGCTGGAGATGCCCAAGTGCGCACCCGGCGTGAGCGTCGTCCTGGGCGGCTGCTGCAAAGTTTGCGCCAGGCAGCTGAACGAGGACTGCAGCCTGACCGAGCCTTGTGACCACACTAAAGGGCTGGAGTGTAACTTTGGGgccagctttgctgctgctactactCGTGGCATCTGCCGAG CAAAGTCAGAGGGCAGACCCTGTGAGTACAACAGCAGGATCTACCAGAACGGAGAGAGCTTCCAGCCTAACTGTAAACACCAGTGCACATGCATCGATGGGGCAGTTGGATGTGTCCCACTGTGCCCACAGGAGCTCTCCCTGCCCAACCTGGGCTGTGCCAACCCCAGACTGGTCAAGGTACCAGGACAGTGCTGCGAAGAGTGGGTGTGTGATGATGGCAAGGAGACAGACATCCTGGAGAAGATCTTTGGCAAAGACATGCTGACAGATGAGTCGGAAAGAGACCTCACCAACAGGAACGAGCTCATTGCCATTGTAAAAGGAGGACTCAAGTCTCTACCTG CCTTCAGACCACAGCCTGAAGTCCACATGTTTGACAGCCAGAAGTGCATCGTCCAAACCACACCCTGGTCCCAATGCTCCAAGAGCTGTGGAACAGGCATCTCCACCAGAGTCACCAACAACAACAGCGAGTGCAAGCTGGTCAAAGAGACAAGAATCTGTGAAGTGCGGCCATGCACCCAGTCACCTTACTCCAGTCTGAAG AAAGGAAAGAAATGCAGCAGAACCAAGAAGTCTAGCCAGCCGGTGAAGTTCACCTATGCCGGCTGCTCCAGCTTGAAGAAGTACAGGCCCAAGTACTGCGGAGCCTGCGTGGACGGCCGCTGCTGCAGCCCCCACGACACCAGAACCATCCGCGTCAAGTTCCGCTGCGAGGATGGCGAGACCTTCAACAAGAACATCATGATGATCGAGTCCTGCAAGTGCACCTACAACTGTCCACATGCCAACGAAGCCTCCTACCCCTTCTACCGCCTCTCCAACGACATCCACAAGTTCAGAGACTGA